The Alphaproteobacteria bacterium genome includes a window with the following:
- a CDS encoding DHA2 family efflux MFS transporter permease subunit, which translates to MTAVAEAHHGPVANRGLITVSIMLATIMQALDTTIANVALPHMQGSLATAQDQITWVLTSYIVAAAIATPLTGWLTGRFGRKRMFLLAVAGFTAASALCGVAETLGQIVLYRLLQGLFGAALVPLSQAVLLDINPREKHGQAMAIWGAGIMVGPILGPTLGGWLTEDYNWRWVFYINLPIGALAFLGISIFVTETVKDRARPFDVFGFAMLSLGVGALQLLLDRGELKDWLGSTEIRIELALAAIGFWVFLVHMMTAAHPFVSPALFKDRNFVAGLIFIFIVSIILYATLALLPPLMQGLMNYPVVTTGTLLAPRGIGTMVAMLVVGPLIGKIDIRLILAVGLGLTAFSLWQMSQYSLQMDSEPIIVAGAVQGVGLGFTFVPLSTVAFATLAPLIRTEAAAVFSLVRNMGGSIGISVVETMLDRSTQVNHADLAVNASPFNWALAAPDVQRYWDLHTTAGMAALNAEINRQAAMIAYLNDFRLMMVITIVAIPLLVLLHVPKSAARGSAAAAME; encoded by the coding sequence ATGACGGCCGTCGCCGAAGCCCACCACGGTCCGGTCGCCAATCGCGGGCTCATCACCGTGTCGATCATGCTTGCGACGATCATGCAGGCCCTCGACACGACGATCGCGAACGTGGCCCTCCCCCACATGCAAGGCAGCCTCGCGACGGCGCAGGACCAGATCACCTGGGTGCTGACGTCCTATATCGTGGCCGCGGCGATCGCCACGCCGCTCACCGGCTGGCTCACGGGCCGCTTCGGGCGAAAGCGCATGTTCCTCCTTGCGGTTGCCGGCTTCACCGCCGCCTCCGCTCTCTGCGGTGTCGCGGAAACACTCGGCCAGATCGTGCTTTATCGATTGCTTCAGGGCCTATTCGGTGCTGCCCTCGTTCCGCTTTCCCAAGCCGTGCTGCTCGACATCAACCCGCGCGAGAAGCATGGCCAAGCGATGGCGATCTGGGGGGCGGGCATCATGGTGGGGCCGATCCTGGGACCCACGCTCGGCGGCTGGCTCACCGAGGATTACAACTGGCGCTGGGTCTTCTACATCAATCTGCCGATCGGAGCGCTCGCTTTCCTCGGTATTTCGATCTTCGTGACCGAGACCGTGAAGGATCGCGCGCGCCCGTTCGATGTCTTCGGCTTTGCGATGCTGAGCCTCGGCGTGGGCGCGCTCCAACTGCTGCTCGATCGCGGCGAGCTCAAGGACTGGCTCGGCTCGACGGAGATCCGCATCGAACTCGCCCTCGCGGCGATCGGGTTCTGGGTGTTCCTCGTCCACATGATGACTGCGGCCCATCCGTTCGTCTCGCCCGCCCTCTTCAAGGACCGCAACTTCGTGGCGGGGCTCATCTTCATCTTCATCGTGAGCATCATTCTTTATGCGACCCTCGCCCTCCTGCCGCCGCTGATGCAGGGCCTCATGAACTATCCCGTGGTCACGACGGGCACGCTGCTCGCACCGCGCGGCATCGGCACCATGGTCGCGATGCTCGTGGTCGGTCCGTTGATCGGCAAAATCGACATCCGCCTGATCCTTGCCGTCGGCTTGGGGCTCACGGCGTTTTCCCTTTGGCAGATGTCGCAATATTCGCTCCAGATGGATTCGGAGCCGATCATCGTCGCCGGAGCCGTACAAGGTGTCGGCCTCGGCTTCACCTTCGTTCCCCTCAGCACGGTCGCCTTTGCAACCCTCGCTCCCCTCATCCGCACCGAAGCGGCCGCCGTCTTCAGTCTTGTGCGGAACATGGGCGGCAGCATCGGGATCTCGGTCGTCGAGACGATGCTCGACCGCAGCACGCAGGTGAACCATGCCGACCTCGCGGTCAACGCCTCGCCGTTCAATTGGGCGCTCGCAGCACCCGATGTCCAACGGTACTGGGACCTGCATACGACGGCCGGAATGGCCGCTCTCAATGCCGAGATCAACCGCCAGGCCGCGATGATCGCCTACCTCAACGATTTCAGGCTCATGATGGTGATCACGATCGTGGCGATCCCGCTCCTCGTTCTGCTCCATGTGCCGAAGTCGGCAGCCCGCGGATCGGCCGCGGCCGCGATGGAGTAG
- a CDS encoding HlyD family secretion protein, producing MSEAKREPIPLRREEVRPAPAPKMGSRLRRALRGRGRFVAMMILPLAILVGGAYVYLLGGRFVSTDDAYVKADRVTVSADVGGRVVEIAVHENELVKTGQLLYRIDDRIYRIAVERAKAQLADAKLQIEGLRATYRQKQADLKATQDTLVYQQHEYERQQQLLASHVASQAQYDAARHALENARQQVAVVEQQIANVLASLGGDPNIPPDQHPQVLQAKAQLDQAELDLSHTVVTASTDGIVTHVDQLQVGDYLNASAPAFALVSTTHVWVEANFKETDLAHMRDGQEATVDIDSYPDKTFTAKISSISPGTGSEFSVLPPQNATGNWVKIVQRVPVRLVIDNPDPDRPLRMGMSATVEVDTNYRRSLWGLIRSAFADSK from the coding sequence ATGAGCGAAGCCAAGCGCGAGCCGATCCCGCTTCGTCGCGAGGAAGTACGGCCGGCCCCAGCACCCAAAATGGGCAGCCGGCTCCGGCGCGCGTTACGCGGACGAGGCCGGTTCGTCGCGATGATGATCCTGCCGCTCGCGATCCTCGTTGGGGGTGCATACGTCTATCTCCTCGGCGGGCGCTTTGTCTCGACGGACGATGCTTACGTCAAGGCGGACAGGGTCACGGTCAGCGCCGACGTGGGCGGGCGCGTCGTCGAGATCGCCGTCCACGAAAACGAGCTGGTCAAGACGGGGCAGCTTCTCTACCGCATCGACGACCGGATCTACCGCATCGCGGTCGAGCGCGCCAAGGCGCAGCTTGCCGACGCCAAGTTGCAGATCGAGGGGCTGCGCGCCACTTATCGCCAGAAACAGGCGGATCTCAAGGCAACACAGGATACGCTCGTCTACCAGCAGCACGAGTACGAGCGTCAGCAGCAGCTCCTTGCAAGCCACGTCGCCTCCCAGGCCCAATACGACGCGGCACGCCACGCCCTGGAGAACGCGCGCCAGCAGGTCGCCGTCGTCGAGCAGCAGATCGCCAACGTGCTGGCAAGCCTCGGCGGCGATCCCAATATCCCGCCCGACCAGCACCCCCAGGTCCTTCAGGCGAAGGCGCAACTCGATCAAGCGGAACTCGATCTTTCCCACACGGTCGTCACCGCGTCGACCGACGGCATCGTCACCCACGTCGATCAACTCCAGGTCGGCGACTATCTGAACGCCTCGGCACCCGCCTTCGCCCTCGTCTCGACGACACATGTCTGGGTCGAGGCGAACTTCAAGGAGACCGATTTGGCGCACATGCGCGACGGGCAGGAGGCAACCGTCGATATCGACTCCTATCCCGACAAAACCTTCACCGCCAAGATCTCGAGCATCAGCCCGGGTACCGGCTCCGAGTTCTCGGTGCTGCCGCCGCAAAACGCCACGGGTAATTGGGTCAAGATCGTGCAGCGCGTACCGGTCCGCCTCGTCATCGACAATCCCGACCCCGACCGCCCGTTGCGCATGGGCATGAGTGCAACCGTCGAGGTCGACACGAATTATCGTCGCTCGCTCTGGGGCCTCATTCGATCTGCCTTCGCGGACTCCAAGTAG
- a CDS encoding amidohydrolase family protein: MTKTTLIKNADWTVAWDTTRGDHCYLRGADVAFANGKISFVGTGYRGEADEIIDGRRICVMPGLVNIHSHPYSEPLSKGFSEDGGNPRMGLSGLYDFMPAYGPDEVGRLACAEVAYAELLRSGVTTLVDISSPYPGWLDLIAKSGLRGILAPGFRSARWYTENGREVRYEWSADGGAGAMERALELVDRALNHPSGRLSAMIMPAQVDTCTPELLRSAKNAAEERSIALQIHAAQSIVEFNEMARRHGMTPLQWLDGLGILGPNSIVSHAIFLDSHSWIRWGTRKDLDVLARTGTTVAHCPTVFVRHGMLLEHFNRYREAGVNLGVGTDTFPHNMLEEMRMVALLGRAASRQLEIVATGDVFHAATVGGARALGRDDIGRLVPGAKADLVLIDLDEPAMKPVRDPLRSLIHSAAERAVKDVYVDGVKVVADGRVLSLDYEGAAERLTAAAAKAEAAVPALDWGKRTGRELSPLSLPLQ; encoded by the coding sequence ATGACCAAGACCACGCTCATAAAAAATGCGGACTGGACGGTCGCATGGGACACGACTCGGGGCGACCACTGCTATCTCCGGGGTGCGGACGTCGCATTCGCAAATGGCAAAATCTCGTTCGTGGGCACCGGCTACCGCGGCGAGGCAGATGAGATCATCGACGGGCGGCGGATTTGCGTGATGCCGGGCCTCGTCAACATCCACTCGCATCCCTATTCGGAGCCGCTTTCGAAGGGATTTTCGGAAGACGGGGGCAATCCACGCATGGGCCTCTCGGGACTTTACGACTTCATGCCGGCATATGGCCCTGACGAGGTTGGCCGACTGGCATGCGCGGAAGTTGCCTATGCGGAGCTGCTACGCTCCGGCGTGACGACGCTCGTCGACATTTCCTCACCCTACCCTGGCTGGCTCGATCTCATCGCCAAGAGCGGACTGCGCGGCATATTGGCGCCGGGGTTCCGCTCGGCGCGGTGGTATACGGAAAACGGCCGCGAGGTTCGCTACGAGTGGAGTGCGGATGGCGGTGCGGGCGCAATGGAAAGAGCGCTCGAGCTTGTCGACCGCGCACTCAACCACCCGAGCGGCCGGCTCTCCGCCATGATCATGCCGGCCCAGGTCGACACCTGCACGCCGGAGCTTTTGCGTTCGGCGAAGAACGCGGCCGAGGAGCGGAGTATAGCGCTCCAGATCCATGCCGCCCAAAGCATCGTCGAATTCAACGAGATGGCGCGGCGCCACGGTATGACGCCCCTGCAGTGGCTCGACGGCCTTGGCATCCTCGGGCCGAACAGCATCGTTTCCCACGCGATCTTCCTCGACAGCCACTCCTGGATCCGGTGGGGGACACGCAAGGATCTTGACGTTCTTGCGCGGACCGGGACGACCGTCGCCCATTGTCCGACAGTCTTCGTGCGGCACGGGATGTTGCTCGAGCACTTCAATCGTTACCGCGAAGCGGGTGTCAATCTTGGGGTCGGGACCGACACGTTCCCCCACAACATGCTTGAGGAGATGCGCATGGTGGCCCTTTTAGGTCGGGCCGCCTCGCGTCAACTGGAGATCGTCGCGACCGGCGATGTGTTCCATGCCGCGACGGTGGGCGGGGCGCGAGCACTCGGGCGGGACGATATTGGGCGGCTTGTCCCGGGAGCCAAAGCCGATCTCGTGCTCATCGACCTCGACGAACCGGCCATGAAGCCGGTGCGCGATCCCTTGCGCAGTCTCATCCATTCGGCCGCCGAGCGGGCGGTCAAGGACGTCTATGTCGACGGTGTCAAGGTCGTGGCCGACGGGCGTGTGCTTAGCCTCGATTACGAAGGTGCCGCGGAGCGGCTTACTGCGGCCGCCGCCAAGGCCGAAGCGGCCGTGCCGGCCCTCGATTGGGGCAAGCGTACAGGCCGCGAGCTTTCGCCCCTATCGCTTCCCCTCCAATAA
- a CDS encoding ABC transporter ATP-binding protein/permease: protein MNPLPSPMPSPERSARQAWRTIRTLLPYLWPRGAVELKVRVVAALLFLVGAKVCNVYVPILYKQAVDSLGAGGAGVSAAAKVAVGVPIGIILAYGLARVLALGFGEIRDAIFAKVSARAIRQVALKTFEHLHHLSLRFHLDRRTGGMIRSIERGTTGIEFLLSFMLFNILPTLVEIGLVCGILWALFDFWYALVTFVTIAGYITFTLGITEWRTKYRREMNDSNSEANTKAIDSLLNYETVKYFGNEGHEARRFEDSLARYERASIRSKVTLSLLNVGQAAIIALGLTVIMVMAGHGVVAKEMTVGDFVLVNTYLIQLYIPLNFLGFVYREMRQSLIDLEDMFRLLKVDQEIEDSPGAKPLIVNGGEVVFERVSFGYDSRRPILKDVSVMVPPGKTVAIVGPSGAGKSTISRLLFRFYDVSSGRLAIDGQDVRDVTQASLRAAIGIVPQDTVLFNDTIYYNIAYGRPDSTRKEVEAAASLARIHDFVMALPDGYKAMVGERGLKLSGGEKQRVAIARTILKDPKILVFDEATSALDSKTEQEIQASLREVSANRTTLVIAHRLSTVVDADEIIVLDEGRIAERGRHAELLRRGGKYAEMWTRQQEAAAKHSLAAVDGDTNGSLESVEAVP from the coding sequence ATGAACCCACTGCCTTCCCCGATGCCGTCGCCAGAGCGCTCCGCCCGTCAGGCCTGGCGCACGATCCGCACGCTTCTTCCCTATCTTTGGCCGCGAGGTGCCGTCGAACTCAAGGTGCGGGTGGTTGCGGCCCTTTTGTTTCTGGTGGGTGCGAAGGTCTGCAACGTATACGTGCCAATTCTCTATAAGCAGGCGGTGGACAGCCTCGGGGCCGGTGGGGCCGGGGTATCGGCTGCGGCCAAAGTGGCGGTCGGCGTGCCCATTGGGATCATCCTGGCTTACGGCTTGGCGCGCGTTCTTGCGCTCGGGTTCGGGGAGATTCGCGACGCGATCTTCGCAAAGGTCTCGGCGCGCGCGATACGGCAAGTCGCCCTCAAGACATTCGAGCATCTTCATCATCTGTCGCTGCGCTTCCATCTCGACCGGCGCACCGGCGGGATGATTCGCTCGATCGAGCGGGGGACAACGGGCATCGAGTTCCTGCTGAGCTTCATGCTCTTCAATATATTGCCGACCCTTGTCGAGATCGGACTCGTCTGCGGCATCCTGTGGGCGCTTTTCGACTTCTGGTATGCGCTGGTCACATTCGTGACCATCGCCGGCTATATTACTTTCACACTTGGAATCACCGAATGGCGCACGAAATATCGCCGGGAGATGAACGACAGCAACAGTGAGGCGAACACGAAGGCGATCGACAGCTTGCTCAATTATGAAACGGTCAAGTATTTCGGGAACGAGGGTCATGAGGCGCGCCGGTTCGAGGACTCCTTGGCCCGCTACGAACGAGCCTCGATCCGAAGTAAAGTGACGCTTTCACTCCTCAATGTCGGCCAAGCCGCCATCATCGCACTCGGGCTTACAGTCATCATGGTGATGGCGGGGCATGGTGTCGTGGCGAAAGAGATGACGGTCGGCGATTTCGTGCTGGTCAACACCTATCTCATTCAGCTCTACATCCCTCTCAATTTCCTCGGCTTCGTCTATCGCGAGATGCGCCAGTCCCTCATCGATCTGGAAGACATGTTCCGCCTTCTCAAGGTCGACCAGGAGATCGAGGATTCCCCGGGCGCCAAGCCGCTGATCGTGAACGGCGGAGAGGTCGTCTTTGAGCGAGTCTCTTTCGGTTACGACTCGCGGCGGCCAATCCTCAAGGACGTATCGGTCATGGTTCCGCCGGGGAAGACGGTCGCGATCGTCGGGCCTAGCGGTGCGGGCAAGTCGACCATCTCGCGGCTTCTCTTCCGCTTCTACGACGTAAGCAGCGGGCGCCTCGCGATAGACGGACAGGACGTGCGCGACGTGACACAAGCGAGCTTGCGCGCGGCGATCGGGATCGTTCCCCAGGACACGGTCCTCTTCAACGATACCATCTACTACAACATCGCCTATGGCCGCCCGGATTCGACGCGCAAGGAAGTCGAAGCAGCCGCCAGCCTTGCCCGCATTCATGATTTCGTCATGGCCCTCCCCGACGGCTACAAGGCGATGGTCGGCGAGCGCGGCTTGAAGCTTTCCGGCGGAGAGAAGCAACGCGTCGCCATCGCGCGCACGATTCTCAAGGATCCCAAAATCCTCGTGTTCGACGAGGCCACCTCGGCCCTCGATTCAAAGACCGAGCAGGAGATTCAGGCGAGTTTGCGCGAAGTATCCGCAAACCGCACCACACTCGTGATCGCTCATCGGCTTTCCACCGTCGTGGACGCGGATGAAATCATCGTTCTCGACGAAGGCCGCATCGCCGAGCGCGGCAGACACGCCGAGCTTCTACGCCGCGGCGGTAAATACGCCGAAATGTGGACGCGTCAGCAGGAGGCGGCGGCCAAGCACAGTCTGGCCGCGGTCGATGGAGATACGAACGGCAGCCTGGAGTCGGTCGAGGCCGTACCCTGA
- the rpmB gene encoding 50S ribosomal protein L28, with product MSRRCTLTGVGVQTGNNVSHANNKTRRRFLPNLQQASLMSDALGTTVRMRVSAAGLRTVEHRGGLDAFLLSEPDRNLSMPALRVKRRIEKALEKRTPAA from the coding sequence ATGTCGCGTCGTTGCACCCTGACCGGCGTTGGCGTTCAAACCGGCAATAACGTCAGCCACGCCAACAACAAGACCCGTCGTCGCTTTCTGCCGAACCTGCAGCAGGCCTCGCTGATGAGCGACGCGCTCGGGACGACGGTGCGCATGCGCGTGAGTGCGGCGGGTCTGCGCACGGTCGAGCATCGTGGCGGGCTCGATGCGTTCCTGCTGTCGGAGCCGGATCGGAATCTTTCGATGCCGGCCTTGCGTGTGAAGCGCCGCATCGAGAAGGCGCTCGAGAAACGCACACCTGCCGCCTGA
- the meaB gene encoding methylmalonyl Co-A mutase-associated GTPase MeaB produces the protein MNSGRSAGGKAAKATGIDDVARLADALDAGDRRAVARAITLVESSRADHRERAEALLERVMPSTGKSMRLGISGAPGVGKSTFIEAFGLHAIAEGHRVAVLAVDPSSKRGGGSILGDKTRMENLSNAPEAFIRPSPAGATLGGVARRTREAMLVTEAAGFDVIVVETVGVGQSETAVADMVDMFILLTSPAGGDELQGIKRGIMELADLVVVNKSDGALLSAANRAAADYRRALQLIRPSSPKWRTPVAQCSALDGKGIPETWNIVERYRTAQTANGTFATRRQEQARAWLWSEATETLLANLKSHPGVGKRIEEIEKAVAAGRVSPTAGARRLLEAFQKS, from the coding sequence ATGAATTCGGGGCGAAGTGCCGGCGGTAAGGCAGCGAAGGCGACCGGTATCGACGACGTGGCACGCCTCGCGGATGCGCTCGATGCCGGCGACCGGCGCGCGGTCGCGCGAGCCATCACGCTTGTCGAATCGTCGCGCGCCGACCATCGCGAACGGGCGGAAGCACTTCTCGAGCGAGTGATGCCGTCGACCGGCAAATCGATGAGGCTCGGTATTTCCGGGGCGCCCGGCGTAGGCAAGTCCACGTTCATCGAGGCGTTCGGGCTCCACGCAATCGCCGAGGGACATCGCGTTGCCGTGCTCGCCGTCGATCCGTCCTCCAAGCGCGGCGGCGGTTCCATTCTCGGCGACAAGACCCGGATGGAAAATCTTTCGAACGCGCCGGAAGCATTTATCCGCCCTTCACCCGCCGGTGCGACGCTTGGCGGCGTTGCGCGGCGCACGCGCGAGGCGATGCTCGTTACCGAAGCGGCAGGCTTCGACGTGATCGTGGTCGAAACGGTTGGTGTCGGGCAGTCCGAGACCGCCGTCGCCGACATGGTGGACATGTTCATCCTTCTGACCTCCCCTGCGGGCGGGGACGAACTTCAGGGAATCAAGCGCGGGATCATGGAGCTTGCCGATCTTGTGGTCGTCAACAAGTCGGATGGCGCACTATTGTCGGCGGCCAATCGCGCAGCCGCCGATTACCGCCGTGCCCTCCAACTCATCCGGCCGAGTTCACCCAAATGGCGCACGCCGGTCGCCCAATGCTCGGCTCTCGACGGCAAGGGGATTCCGGAGACCTGGAACATCGTCGAACGCTACCGAACGGCCCAGACGGCGAACGGAACGTTCGCAACCCGGCGCCAGGAACAGGCGCGCGCCTGGTTATGGAGCGAGGCGACCGAGACTCTGCTTGCTAATCTCAAAAGCCATCCGGGTGTTGGCAAGCGAATCGAGGAAATCGAGAAGGCCGTGGCTGCCGGCAGGGTGAGCCCCACCGCCGGCGCCCGGCGATTGCTCGAGGCTTTCCAAAAGTCGTAA
- a CDS encoding 2'-deoxycytidine 5'-triphosphate deaminase, with protein MGLTKRSKMGAAMTPEADTLFPDATVKKMNTPTNQGLGLLPYQALKALVADGVVNAANGILDEQIQPASIDLRLDRFAHRIRASFLPGEQRTVHDKIAQYGTHDIDLTNGAVLERGCAYIVPLMEHVKLPGRVAGVANPKSSVGRLDIFTRLITDHGTEFDRVAAGYHGRLYAEISPRTFSIVVHQGSRLNQLRLRRGTQSSSAAEILALHEKEGLVDRDLSRVALSEGVPLTVDLVGENRDGLVGFRAKKHTGLIDLDRVGQYDPVDYWEPIYATKDTSLILDPGEFYILASKEAVNIPPTHAAEMVAYDTFVGEFRVHYAGFFDPGFGHADERAEGTRAVLEVRSHDVPFMIEDGQLVGRLVFERLTDRPSRLYGAGIGSSYQRQGLQLSKQFKPFA; from the coding sequence ATGGGACTCACCAAAAGATCGAAGATGGGCGCTGCAATGACACCCGAGGCAGACACCCTTTTCCCTGACGCCACCGTGAAAAAGATGAACACACCGACGAACCAAGGCCTGGGACTGCTGCCCTATCAGGCACTTAAGGCACTCGTTGCGGACGGCGTGGTCAATGCCGCGAATGGCATTCTCGATGAACAGATTCAGCCGGCGAGCATCGATCTAAGGCTCGACAGGTTCGCCCACAGGATTCGCGCAAGCTTCCTGCCGGGAGAACAGCGCACCGTGCATGACAAAATCGCACAATATGGAACCCACGATATCGACCTGACGAATGGGGCCGTTCTGGAACGGGGATGCGCTTACATCGTTCCGTTGATGGAGCATGTGAAACTTCCAGGGCGAGTCGCGGGTGTCGCAAATCCGAAGAGCTCGGTCGGGCGGCTCGATATCTTTACTCGACTGATCACCGACCATGGAACGGAGTTCGATCGCGTGGCCGCCGGCTATCATGGCCGGCTTTATGCGGAGATTTCACCACGAACCTTCTCGATCGTCGTGCATCAAGGCTCGCGCTTGAACCAGCTTCGGCTTCGACGAGGAACGCAGAGTAGCTCAGCGGCCGAGATCCTGGCGCTGCACGAGAAGGAGGGGTTGGTCGATCGGGATCTGAGCAGGGTGGCTCTGAGCGAAGGTGTGCCGTTGACGGTCGACTTGGTTGGCGAGAATCGTGACGGACTCGTTGGATTTCGAGCCAAGAAGCACACGGGATTGATCGACCTCGACAGGGTCGGCCAGTACGATCCCGTCGATTACTGGGAACCGATCTACGCGACCAAAGACACGAGCCTGATCCTCGATCCTGGAGAGTTTTACATCCTGGCCTCAAAGGAAGCCGTAAACATCCCGCCGACGCACGCGGCGGAAATGGTCGCCTATGACACCTTCGTCGGTGAATTCCGCGTCCACTATGCGGGCTTCTTCGATCCCGGATTCGGTCATGCCGACGAGCGCGCAGAAGGTACGCGCGCCGTACTCGAAGTCCGTTCTCACGATGTGCCGTTCATGATCGAGGACGGTCAGCTTGTCGGCCGGCTCGTTTTCGAACGACTGACGGACAGGCCCAGTAGGCTCTACGGTGCCGGGATCGGTTCTTCATACCAGCGCCAGGGGCTGCAGCTTTCGAAACAGTTCAAGCCGTTCGCGTGA
- a CDS encoding MarR family transcriptional regulator: MNDVELDRAFGFVVHDVARLLAKRFDQRAKSLGLTRAQWRALAFLAREEGVSQARLADILEVEPITLVRLVDRMEEAGWVVRRPHPTDRRLRLLFLTEKARDTFARMRVIGAKVRAEALTGLTTEEHDLLIDLLLRVRTNLSEPVADPVNPQPFASETPDATAAWSAKG; the protein is encoded by the coding sequence ATGAACGATGTTGAACTCGACCGCGCCTTTGGCTTCGTCGTCCACGACGTCGCCCGGCTGCTCGCCAAGCGATTCGACCAGCGCGCCAAGAGCCTTGGCCTCACCCGCGCCCAATGGCGCGCACTTGCCTTCCTCGCGCGTGAAGAAGGAGTCAGCCAGGCGCGGCTTGCCGACATCCTCGAGGTCGAGCCGATCACCCTCGTCCGCCTTGTCGATCGCATGGAAGAAGCCGGCTGGGTCGTGCGCCGCCCCCATCCGACGGATCGGCGGCTGCGTCTCCTCTTTCTCACCGAGAAAGCGCGCGACACCTTCGCACGCATGCGCGTGATTGGCGCCAAGGTCCGGGCGGAAGCACTCACCGGTCTCACGACCGAGGAGCACGATCTGCTCATCGACCTCCTGCTTCGCGTGCGAACGAACCTTTCCGAACCCGTGGCGGACCCCGTGAATCCACAGCCCTTTGCGTCGGAAACACCCGATGCGACGGCAGCATGGAGTGCGAAGGGATGA
- a CDS encoding PhzF family phenazine biosynthesis protein, with protein MPYRFVIADVFTEKAFGGNQLAVFTEAEGLSDRAMQAFAREINFAESTFVLPPRNRQHTCQVRIFTPEKELPFAGHPTVGTAAVLIHVGKVQSDLQSLTFEEGVGPVRVEIERGKTPTFTRLVLEREAEIPSDTPGRKEAAAALSLSDGAVLDTWFASVGLRFSFVHLRDPETVDRASLDRAAWSANFAKAWAAPLFLFSGDLAPGSRLYARMFAPGLGVSEDPATGSACAALAATLAARERQGEGDFAWRVDQGVAMGRPSVIEARAEKRRGRVAKVSVGGSSVIVGDGTMAVPPGY; from the coding sequence ATGCCTTACCGCTTCGTGATCGCCGACGTCTTCACCGAAAAGGCGTTCGGCGGCAATCAGCTCGCGGTCTTCACCGAGGCCGAGGGATTGTCCGACCGCGCCATGCAGGCCTTCGCGCGCGAGATCAATTTCGCCGAGTCGACCTTCGTGCTTCCGCCTCGAAATCGTCAGCATACGTGCCAAGTCCGTATCTTCACCCCCGAGAAGGAACTGCCCTTCGCGGGGCACCCGACCGTCGGCACCGCGGCCGTTTTGATCCATGTCGGGAAAGTGCAAAGCGATCTTCAGTCGCTTACGTTCGAGGAGGGCGTGGGGCCGGTGCGCGTGGAAATCGAGCGTGGGAAGACGCCGACGTTCACCCGTCTCGTTCTGGAAAGGGAAGCGGAGATCCCCTCGGACACGCCCGGCCGCAAGGAAGCGGCGGCAGCACTTTCGCTTTCGGACGGCGCCGTGCTGGACACGTGGTTCGCAAGCGTGGGTTTGCGATTTAGCTTCGTCCACCTGCGCGATCCCGAAACCGTCGACCGCGCTTCCCTCGACCGTGCGGCCTGGTCGGCGAATTTCGCCAAGGCATGGGCCGCACCGCTCTTCCTCTTTTCGGGCGACTTGGCGCCCGGCAGCCGCCTCTATGCGCGGATGTTCGCCCCGGGACTGGGGGTCAGCGAGGACCCCGCGACGGGTTCCGCCTGTGCGGCACTTGCCGCAACGCTCGCGGCGCGCGAGCGGCAAGGCGAAGGCGATTTCGCCTGGCGTGTCGACCAGGGTGTTGCCATGGGCCGTCCAAGTGTGATCGAGGCGCGTGCCGAAAAACGTCGCGGCCGCGTGGCAAAGGTGAGCGTCGGCGGCTCGAGCGTGATCGTCGGCGACGGTACCATGGCGGTTCCGCCGGGATATTGA